CCCTCGATGGTGTCGTTGTGCCGCTGGACGTCGCTCACGCGGGCGTCGAAGGCGGGGGGAAGGGCGGGCAATTGGGCTTCCCAGATGCGCTCGTCGCAAGCGAGGCCGGGCAGCAGGATGAGATTGGGCATGGAGACGGATTTTGCGCGAATGCGGCAACCAGCGTCGCGGCATGGCGCATGGCATAGGCTTCCTGGCCAGCAGTCATCCGCAAGCGGCCTCGGCATACTTTTGAGACCCATGCCGAGGACTCTCAATGAACCTGGTTGAACGCGTGCAGTCCATCCTGCTCAAGCCCAAGGCCACCTGGCCCGAGATCGACTCGGAGCAGGCTGATGCTGCCTCGCTTTACAAGAACTACGTGATGATCCTCGCGCTGATCCCGGCGGTGGCGAGCTTCATCGGCCTGTCGCTGATCGGCATCGGCGCCTTCGGCGTGAGCTTTCGCGTGCCGATCGTCTCGGGGCTCGCGAACATGGTCGTGGGCTACGTGCTGTCGCTGGTGATGGTGTTCGTGCTTGCACTCATCATCGACGCAATGGCGCCGACCTTCGAGGGCACCAGGAGCCAGATCGGCGCGCTCAAGTTGTCGGCCTATGCGAGCACCGCGGCCTTTGTCGGCGGCATCTTCAGCCTGCTGCCCTCGCTGTCGGTCCTTGGCGCGATGGCGGCGCTGTACGGCGTGTACCTGCTCTACACCGGCCTGCCAGTCCTCATGAAGTGCCCACCCGACAAGGCCATTGCGTACACCGCCGTGGTGGTGGTCTGCGCCATCGTCGGCGGCTTCATCATCGCGTGGGTGCTGGCGCTGCTCACGCCGTCGCCCGTGAGACTCTAGGCGCGGTGGCGGTCGAGCAACAGCTTGCGGGGTGCAAAAGCCCGAGCGTCACGCGCACGGTGGAAAATGGGTGGCAATGCCAACGCCCAAGCCCGACACCACCACCGACCTGATCCTCATCCGCCACGGCGAAACCGCCTGGAACCGCGAATTGCGCTTTCAGGGGCATGCGGATGTTCCGCTCAACGACATCGGCCACGAGCAGGCCCGCCGCCTCGGCCTGCGGCTGGCTGGAGAGACGGTGGTGCAGCACATCATCAGCAGCGACCTCATGCGCGCGCAGCAGACCGCGGCGCCCGCGGCGTCGCAGCTGTCGCTGCCGGTGGTCACATCGGCGGGGCTGCGCGAGCAGTTCTTCGGCGTGGTCGAAGGCATGCGCTCCGACGAAATCCAGAGCCTGCATCCGCGCGCCTGGGAAGAGTGGCTGGAGTTCCGCGAGGACCACGCCATGCCCGAAGGCGAGACGGCGCGCGAGTTCCACACGCGCATCATCGCGGCGCTGGGCAGCATCGCCGCCGCACACAAGGGGCAGCATCTCATCGTCGTCACGCATGGCGGCGTGCTCGACATGGTGTGGCGCACCGCTCAGGGACTGAGCCTGAGCGGGCCGCGCCGCAGCGACATTCCCAATGCGGGCTTCAACCGCATCCGCATCGCCGACGCGGCCCGGCCCGACGACATCGAGATCGTCGAATGGGCCGACACGCGGCACCTGGCCGACCTGCCGCCGCAGCCTACCTACGACCAGACGCGGCACCTGAAGAACAAGGATTGAGGAAGGGCCCTCGGCCTCAGCCGCAGCTGCCTGCCTTCGGCGTGCGCAGCAGCGGCTGGCCGGCGCCAACGCCCGTGGGCTTGCCGCCGTCGACGGCGAGCCGCCCATTCACCAGCACCGTGCTCACGCCTTCCGACAGCAGCGCTGGCTGCGTGTAGGTGGCTTTCGCCGCATAGCGTGCCGGATCGAACACCACCACGTCGGCGTAGTAGCCCGGGCGCAGGTGCCCGCGCTGCTTCAGCCCCAGCGTGTCGGCCGTGAGCGACGAACTGCTGCGGATGAACTGCGCCAGCGAGATCGTGTGCTCCTTCACCACGTACTGGTCGTACTTGCGCGCGAAGGTGCCGTAGGCGCGCGGATGGCCCAGCGACGAGTCGGACGAGGTCATGACCCACGGCCGCTTCATGAAGGCGCGCACGTCGTCGTCGCTCTGGTTGAACGAGGCGATCATCAGGTCGCCGTCGCGCAGCACCGCGATGGCGGCTTCCACCGGATCGGCGTTCGATGCCTTGGCCACGTCGGCCAGCGTCTTGCCCACGTACTTCGTGCTGCCCGCCGAGAACAGGATGGCCTCGGGGCCGCCGCGCAGCCGCAGGTTCTCGCGCATGTCCTTGCGCAGGCGCTCCTGCTGCGAGGCGTCGTCGAAGCGCTGCAGCGTCGCCGCACGGCCACCCTCGTTGGCCCAGGGCGGCAGCAGCGCGGCCGAGAAGCGCGTGCTCGACGCGGTCCACGGATAGTGGTCGGCCGTGATGTCCAGCCCGCCCGCGCGTTCCTTCTCGATGCGCTTGATGATGTCGCCGCTCTGGCCCTGCACGTCGACGCCCAGCGCCTTGATGTGCGCCACGTGCACCGGCAGCTTCGCCTCGTGGCCGATGCGGATCGCCTCGTCGATGGAGCCCTTGAGGCCGATGTTGTACATGGACTCGTCGCGGATGTGGCTGTCGTACAGGCCGCCGTGCCGCGCCGCCACCTTCGCGAGCTCGATGACCTCCTCGGTTTTCGAGAAGTTCTGCGGCGTGTAGAAGAGCCCGGTCGAAAGGCCAAGGGCGCCTTCGCACATGCCCTGGCTCACGCGCTTCTTCATCGCCTCGAGCTGCTCGGGCGTCGGTGCCCGGTTGGCTTCGCCCAGCTCGCTCATGCGCACCGGGCCGAAGCCCACGTACATGGCCACGTTGGTGCCCACCGGCGCGGCACGCAGCTTCTGCGCCTGCGCCGCGATGTCGAAGCCGCCGAAGCCGTCGTTGCCGATTACCGCGGTGGTCACGCCCTGCGTGATGAACGGGATGTTCAGCCGCTTCTTCGGATCGTTCGAGTGCAGGTCGGCATCCGCATGCGTGTGGGCGTCGATGAAGCCCGGGGCCACCACCATGCCCGTGGCGTCGATGACGCGCCTTGCCGTGAACTGCGCTGGCGCCGCCTTGCCCGCGAACACGATGCGGTCGCCCGCGATGCCGACATCGCCCACCACCGGCGTGTCGGAGTCGCCCGTGTAGACGGTGCCGCCGCGCAGCAGCAGGTCGAGCGCGACGGGCGTTCCGTCGGCGGCATGCAGGGTGGGTGCGAAGGGTGCGAGGGCCGAGAGAACGGTCAGCGTGACGAGAGACTTGCGCATGGGCGATGGGGCCTTGAAGGCTTCTTGTCGATAGGGAGCGGCCAGTTTAGGAGCCGCCTCCGGGTCATCGCCAATTCCTTTTGCACCATGCCCCATGACCTGAAGGCATGGGCTGCCGGGCAGTGCTCGCAGATGCGCTCAGGCGTGCGTCGCAAGCTGCCCGAGGCCGAGGCGCTCGTACACCGCTGCCGTCTGCCGGCGCAGGCGCAGCGACTCGGGCTGGCCATTGAGCTGTTGCTGGAGGATGCCCTGGGCAGCGGACAGCGAAGCCTCCGTGCCGCTGCGCACCAGCGCATCGAGATACACCTGCTCGAACAGGTCGCGCTGCGCGTGGCTGCCGCCGATCTCGATCATGCGCGGCAGGGCAGTGCCGAGCCCTTCGATGGCTGCCGCGAGATCGCCGTGCGCATGCGCCACCAGTCCATGCGCGGCCGGCACGCACACGCGCTGCCATGCCGCGCGCGTCGATGCCGGCGCGTTCGGCGCGAAGGCCACTATGTTGCGCAGCAGAACCTCCGCCTCGGGGCGCCCGGCGCGCGCCAGGCCGTAGAGGTATTGCAGGTCGAGAAAGGGCAGCACGTGGTCGGCCTGGCGCTGCAGCAGGTAGCCCGCCACGTCGTCCCAGCGCCCTCCCACGTCGATGCCCGCGAGCTCCAGCCGCGCGAGCAGCGAGACTGCGCCGATCTGGTCCTGCGAGTAGTCCTTCACCACACCCCATGCATGCTCGTCGTACACCGCAAGCGCCTCGACGTCGCGGCCCAGGTCGATCAGGAACAGGGCCACGTGCCACCAGTTGTGCGTGACCATGAACGAATTGAGCCCGGTCCACGTGTCGCTCACGCCCTGCATGAACGCCAACCCCTCGGCGAGCCGACCTTCGGTGAGCATCACATGCGCCAGCGCGTGGTGCGCCCAAGGCTCCTTACGGCACATCGAGATGGCGCGGCGGGCGCTAGCCTCGGCTTCGCGCATCAGGTGGCATTGCTCGTAGCCGAAGGCCGCCATGCCGTGCACATAGGGCACGTCGGCAGCATGCGGCAGCACCGCGAGCACCAGCCGCAGCATGCCGGGGCAGTCGCCGGTGTTGAAGCAGTGGTACTGGCCGAGCTTGACCGACACCAGATCGCGCGGATGCTCGCGCGCCTGCTCCGCGTGCAGCGAGATGGCGCGGGCGATGTCGCCGTCGGCCCAGGCCTCGGTGGCCGCGATGTAGCGCTGCTCGCGCGGTGTGGCGCGTGCGGCGCCGGCGCGGGCTTTGTCGAGAAAGGGCCGGGCGTTGGCGACGGCCTCGCGCGATTCGGCGAACAGGTGCAGCGTGGCGCAGTAGGCCTGCACGATAGGGCTCGCATCGGTGTCGGCCACGGCGATCAGATTGACCGCGCGGGCCTCGGTCGAGATGAAGCCCATGACGAAGTCGTCGACCAACGGCAGGCTGGCGGGGTCGTCGAGGGTGAGCGGGTTGCCGAGGCTGTCGGCGAGTTGTTTTCCGAGGGGCATGGCGGCATGGTGCCATGCCCCCGGAGATGCTTCAACGACTCAGACGCCGGCCTGCTGGTGGCGGTACTCCTGCGTCTTGCCGCCGTAGCCGTAGGCCGCGCCGCGCGCGTCGATCACGTGGATGTACGACACCTCGTGCAGGTCCGGCCGGATCTTCGCCATGGCCGCGTGCACCTCGCGCAGGTAGCGCGCCTTCTCGGCCTTGGTGTTGGTCTCATCGGTGATGCTGATGTCGAGGTGGAACGCCGACTTGCCGAGAGAGGCCAGCGTCTGGCCGCCGATGAACCAGGTGTCGGCGGCGATGTACTGCACGGTGATGGCGATCACCGGCAATTGCTTGCCGAGCACGCTCTGGGTGAGCTCGGCGACCGTGTCGACTGTCTTGCGGGTGAGGGCGGCGTCGGGTTGGCCGGAGAGGTGGACGACGATGTGGGGCATGGTGGACTCCTGGGTGAATGAGTGGTCGATGGGGTGATTGTGGGAACTCACTATCAATCGGAAAAGCGGGAAGATATGATGGATTCCATCGAATTAACGGATGGATAAATCATGCAAGGCTTTGACCTGGAGCAGTTGCGCACGCTGGCGGCAGTCGTCGACGCAGGCAGCCTGACGGCCGCCGCGCCGCGCGTCTTTCTTTCGCAGTCGTCGGTCAGCGAGCAGATCCGCAAGCTGGAAGAGCGGGCCGGGCAGTCGCTGCTCACGCGCAGCAAGGCGGGCGTTTCACCCACTGAGGCGGGTGTGCGGCTGCTGGGCTATGCGCGGCGCATCCTGGCGCTGAGCGACGAGGCGTTTCGCGACCTGCATGGCGAGACGCTGCAGGGCGAACTGCGCCTTGCCGTCACCGACTACTTCCGGCCTGGCGACCTGACGCGGCTGCTGGGGCGGCTCGGCGAGAGTTATCCGCAGGTGCGGCTGCACGTCAGCATCATGAAGAGCGACGACCTGCGCGCTGCATATGCGCGGGGAGATTTCGATGTGGGGGTGGCGATGAACATCGCCGGGGTTTCCGCCGCACAGCCCCGGGCGTCGGTGATCCGGCGCGAATCGCTGGTGTGGCTGGGCGCTGCGGGCATGCGGCTCGTGCGCGGCGAGCCGGTGCGGCTGCTGGCATTGCCGGACACCTGCTCGCTGCATCAGTTCACCGTGGCGCTGTTGCGGCGCCGGCGGGTGCCCTATGCGTTGGCGCACGTGGCTTCGGGCGTGGCGGGGCTGCAATCAGCGCTGGCTGCGGGGCTGGGCGTGGCCTGTCTCAACGAATCGGCCATCAGCGACGGCGTGGCGCGGCTGGCCACTCCCCACGGGTTGCCGGCGCTGCCACGTGTGGCCTTCGAGTTCTTGCCCGGTCGCAGGGGAGAAACGGCGTTCGTGACCCGGGCCCGGGAGCTGCTGGCGACCCATCTGGTGTGAGCCCGGCCCTGGGGTGGCGCGGGATTTGCGTCACGTCTGCCATGGATGCGCCACCCCCTACCACCCCACCGGAATGGCTGCGCCATTCCCGTTTCGACGACGCGCAGGCGATCTTTTCGGGCACCTTGTTCGTCGCCATCGCCATGATGCTGTTCGGCCAGGCGGGCCTGCTCACGGGCGGCACGGCCGGCGTCGCGTTTCTGTTGCACTACGCCACCGGCGTGAGCTTCGGCAAGCTGTTCTTCCTGGTCAACCTGCCGTTCTACTGGTTCGCATGGCGCCACATGGGCCGGGCGTTCACGATCAAGACTTTCTCTGCGATTGCCTTGCTCTCGCTGATGACCGATTGGGCGCCGCGCTACCTGTCGATCGACTCCTTGCACCCGGCCTTTGCGGCCGTGCTCGGTGGCTTGCTGCTGGGCACTGGCTGTCTGTTCCTTGCCCGCCATCGCGCAAGTCTGGGCGGTGCGACCGTGTTGACGCTGTATCTGCAGGAAAAGCGCGGCTGGCCTGCTGGCAAGGTGCAGATCGGTATCGACTGCACGGTGGTGTTGCTTGCCCTGTTCGTGATTCCGCCGCAGCGTGTGGGGTGGTCGGTGCTGGCGGCTGTGGTTATGGGGCTGTTTCTCTGGATCAACCACAAGCCTGGAAGGTATGCGGCGACTTGAGCTTGCTGTTCCGGGGTG
This is a stretch of genomic DNA from Variovorax paradoxus. It encodes these proteins:
- a CDS encoding Yip1 family protein — translated: MNLVERVQSILLKPKATWPEIDSEQADAASLYKNYVMILALIPAVASFIGLSLIGIGAFGVSFRVPIVSGLANMVVGYVLSLVMVFVLALIIDAMAPTFEGTRSQIGALKLSAYASTAAFVGGIFSLLPSLSVLGAMAALYGVYLLYTGLPVLMKCPPDKAIAYTAVVVVCAIVGGFIIAWVLALLTPSPVRL
- a CDS encoding histidine phosphatase family protein, translating into MPTPKPDTTTDLILIRHGETAWNRELRFQGHADVPLNDIGHEQARRLGLRLAGETVVQHIISSDLMRAQQTAAPAASQLSLPVVTSAGLREQFFGVVEGMRSDEIQSLHPRAWEEWLEFREDHAMPEGETAREFHTRIIAALGSIAAAHKGQHLIVVTHGGVLDMVWRTAQGLSLSGPRRSDIPNAGFNRIRIADAARPDDIEIVEWADTRHLADLPPQPTYDQTRHLKNKD
- a CDS encoding N-acyl-D-amino-acid deacylase family protein — encoded protein: MRKSLVTLTVLSALAPFAPTLHAADGTPVALDLLLRGGTVYTGDSDTPVVGDVGIAGDRIVFAGKAAPAQFTARRVIDATGMVVAPGFIDAHTHADADLHSNDPKKRLNIPFITQGVTTAVIGNDGFGGFDIAAQAQKLRAAPVGTNVAMYVGFGPVRMSELGEANRAPTPEQLEAMKKRVSQGMCEGALGLSTGLFYTPQNFSKTEEVIELAKVAARHGGLYDSHIRDESMYNIGLKGSIDEAIRIGHEAKLPVHVAHIKALGVDVQGQSGDIIKRIEKERAGGLDITADHYPWTASSTRFSAALLPPWANEGGRAATLQRFDDASQQERLRKDMRENLRLRGGPEAILFSAGSTKYVGKTLADVAKASNADPVEAAIAVLRDGDLMIASFNQSDDDVRAFMKRPWVMTSSDSSLGHPRAYGTFARKYDQYVVKEHTISLAQFIRSSSSLTADTLGLKQRGHLRPGYYADVVVFDPARYAAKATYTQPALLSEGVSTVLVNGRLAVDGGKPTGVGAGQPLLRTPKAGSCG
- a CDS encoding tetratricopeptide repeat protein; amino-acid sequence: MPLGKQLADSLGNPLTLDDPASLPLVDDFVMGFISTEARAVNLIAVADTDASPIVQAYCATLHLFAESREAVANARPFLDKARAGAARATPREQRYIAATEAWADGDIARAISLHAEQAREHPRDLVSVKLGQYHCFNTGDCPGMLRLVLAVLPHAADVPYVHGMAAFGYEQCHLMREAEASARRAISMCRKEPWAHHALAHVMLTEGRLAEGLAFMQGVSDTWTGLNSFMVTHNWWHVALFLIDLGRDVEALAVYDEHAWGVVKDYSQDQIGAVSLLARLELAGIDVGGRWDDVAGYLLQRQADHVLPFLDLQYLYGLARAGRPEAEVLLRNIVAFAPNAPASTRAAWQRVCVPAAHGLVAHAHGDLAAAIEGLGTALPRMIEIGGSHAQRDLFEQVYLDALVRSGTEASLSAAQGILQQQLNGQPESLRLRRQTAAVYERLGLGQLATHA
- a CDS encoding tautomerase family protein produces the protein MPHIVVHLSGQPDAALTRKTVDTVAELTQSVLGKQLPVIAITVQYIAADTWFIGGQTLASLGKSAFHLDISITDETNTKAEKARYLREVHAAMAKIRPDLHEVSYIHVIDARGAAYGYGGKTQEYRHQQAGV
- a CDS encoding LysR family transcriptional regulator, which gives rise to MQGFDLEQLRTLAAVVDAGSLTAAAPRVFLSQSSVSEQIRKLEERAGQSLLTRSKAGVSPTEAGVRLLGYARRILALSDEAFRDLHGETLQGELRLAVTDYFRPGDLTRLLGRLGESYPQVRLHVSIMKSDDLRAAYARGDFDVGVAMNIAGVSAAQPRASVIRRESLVWLGAAGMRLVRGEPVRLLALPDTCSLHQFTVALLRRRRVPYALAHVASGVAGLQSALAAGLGVACLNESAISDGVARLATPHGLPALPRVAFEFLPGRRGETAFVTRARELLATHLV
- a CDS encoding YitT family protein; amino-acid sequence: MDAPPPTTPPEWLRHSRFDDAQAIFSGTLFVAIAMMLFGQAGLLTGGTAGVAFLLHYATGVSFGKLFFLVNLPFYWFAWRHMGRAFTIKTFSAIALLSLMTDWAPRYLSIDSLHPAFAAVLGGLLLGTGCLFLARHRASLGGATVLTLYLQEKRGWPAGKVQIGIDCTVVLLALFVIPPQRVGWSVLAAVVMGLFLWINHKPGRYAAT